A segment of the Sphingomicrobium flavum genome:
GATGAAGGGCACGGCGGCGCGCCATGCCAACCATGAAGCCGACCGGATGCAGGCCGACATGCTGGTCGCCGATGAAAAGCAGCGCGCCGAAAATCTGATGATCGTCGACCTGCTGCGCAACGATCTGGCGCGGGTGGCGGAAACCGGTAGCGTTGCGGTGCCGCGCCTGTTCCATATCGAAACCTATCCCACGCTCCACCAGATGGTGAGCGAAGTGACCGCGAGGCTGCGCCAGGGCTGCGATGCGGTCGATGTGCTGGAAGTGATCTTTCCCTGCGGTTCGGTTACCGGTGCGCCCAAGATTGCGGCGATGGAAGCGCTTCGCGCGCTCGAGCCAGAGGCACGCGGTGCCTATACCGGATCCATGGGGTGGATCGAGCCGCCCCGCGCGGATGGCAGCGCGGGCGATGCCAGCTTCAACGTGCTGATCCGTACAATCGAGATTGTATCAGGAAGGCCACAGGCGCGGCTCGGATTGGGATCGGGGCTTGTCGTGGACAGCAATGCCGAGGATGAATGGGCGGAATGCCGGCTCAAGGGGGAATTTGTGGCAGCGGCTGCTCGGGACTTCGATCTGATTGAAACCATGCGATACGAACCGGCGGAGGGGATCTGCCGGCTGGAAGCGCATCTGGAACGGATGAAGGACAGCGCAGCGGCGCTGGGCTTCACCTTCGACCGCCATGAAGCGCGCAACGAATTGCAGGCCGCCACCTTCGGCAAGTCCGACATACGGCGGGTGCGACTGCTCTTGAGCCCGTCGGGCGCGATGGCGATCGAGCTGCTCCAGATGGAGCGGTGGAGCGAACCGTTGCGCGTGAATGTCCGCCCCTTGCCGGTGCCGCCTGACGATTTCCGGCTGGCGCACAAGACCAGTTGCCGCGGCTTCTATGACGAAGCGCGGCGCGAAGCGGGCGGCGATGAAGTGCTGTTCGAGGACGAGGCAGGCTTCTTGACCGAAGGCAGCTGGACCAGCCTGTTCGTCGAGAAGGATGGCATGCTCGTCACCCCGCCGCTGTCGCGCGGGCTGCTGCCGGGTGTGCTGCGCGCGCAGTTGATCGCCGACGGCAAGGCGATCGAGGGCGACCTGACGCGGGCCGACCTGTTGGGCGGCTTTTACCTCGGCAATTCGGCGCGCGGTCTGCTGCGGGCCGAGCTTGCCTAGGCGGCAATCGGGAAGCGCAGCAGCCGGTCGGAAATCGCGACCAGCGCCGCGGCCTCGCCCCCCATCGCTTTCATGATTTCAGGATGATCTGCATCGAGCCCGCCGGTCAGCGCGCCATAGGCCGGCAGGATCATCTTGCGATCGCTCGCCACGAAGCAGCGGCGCGAGACGCGGCGGCCGCGCGCCTTGACCCGGAGCTTGGGGTGGAAATGGCCCGACAATTCGGGGCGCGGCTCGCCCGGCACGGCTTCATGGCGCAGCACCAGCCCGTCCATCACCATTTCCTCGACGATCCGCCCGCCGCAATGGTCAATCATGCCGACGTCATGGTTGCCGGTAATCCAGATCCAGTCGACGCTCGCGGTCAGCCTGGTAAGAAGCGTACGCGCGGCATCGGGCAGCCGCTCGCAGCCGAAACTGTCATGGAAGCTGTCGCCGAGGCAGGCCACCGTCGTCGCCCCGCTGGTCGCGATATCGCCCTCCACCAGTTCCAGCGTGGCATGGCTGTCATAAGGCGGCAGCATCTGGCCAAAGCGCGCGAACCAGCTGGCCTTTTCAAGATGCAGGTCGGCGATCAGCAGCGCCTTGGCCTCGGGCCAGAAGAGCGCGCCGGACGCCAGTACCTGAAAGTTACGACCTGCGAACGAAAGGGGAACCATGCACCACCCATAAGCGGGCGACGCGATTCATTCCAAGTGATTTATCACATGATCGCGCAGCGCCCGGGCATCGTGGAGCGCATTATGCGGCACTTCGCTGTTGGCGGCGGTGGAAAAGCCCGACAGGTCGAGCAGCTTCAAGGTCAGCGGCGGCACGCTGACCATGCGCCCGGGGCCGGTGATGAGCAGCATCGAGATCTGCGCCAGATCCTCGGGCCAGTCGGCGCAGATGACGGGTTCGTCGTCATGAGCGAGGAAGGCGGCGAGCGCATGGGCTGCATCCTCGCGCCGCATGGGCTTTTCACGCAGCGCCTCGGGGACGGTGTCGAGATAGGGGACGACATGGCGTTCGACCCAGGGATCGGTGATCAGATCGACATCGAGGCGGACATAGAGTTCCTCGCCGCCATCTTCGGGCACCAGCGCCAGGCTTAAAAGCTTGCCGCCAAAGCCGTCATATTCGGTGTCGCAGAAATAGCGCATGGACTTGGACTGAACCCGCGGCGCCGAAGAGTCTAGTCTTCTTCCGGCGGGATGAATTCGGGCTTGGGCGCGCATTCGCGGTCGTCCTTGAGCGCCTCGACGCATTCCTTCTCCCATTTGCGCAGCGCCTTGCCATGCGCTTCTTCGGCCTTGCGCATTTCGCGCCCGCGCTTTTCATCGGCTTCGGACTGGCTGGTGGTGACCGCATCGACGCCTGAAGACACCACCTTCACAGGCAGGGTCGCGACATCGACGGCGGTCTCGGCAACCTGGGCGACGACGCAGCCCGAGGTCAGCGGAGCGAGGAGGAGAAGAGCAAATATACGCATGACGCCGCCCTCTTAGCGCAAAAGCCTGTTCTTTGGGTGAACAATCAGTCGAGCCGCATCGCTTCGGCGACCAGCGCCTCTTCGGCGGCGACCAGCAGCGCTTCGTCGGTCGCGCCGCCGGGGGCCTGCTCGCGCCCGATATTGACCATCAGCGGCACCGCCATGGGGGTCACGCGCTCGGCCTTTACATGCACCATCGTGTCGGCGGCGCGGTCGACCAGTCGCACCAGACGGCCAAGCTCGGTCATGCGCGCGCGGGCATCTTCCCAGGCGGCGCGCAGCAAGAGATGTTCGGGCTCATATTTCTTGAGCACGTCATAGATGAGGTCGGTGGAAAAGCTGACCTGCTTGCCGGTCTTGCGCTTGCCCGGATGCTGGCGCTCGACCAGCCCGCCAATGACCGCGACCTCGCGGAAGGCGCGGCGCAGCAGGTGCGATTCCTCGACCCACTCCTTGAACTCCTCCTCAAGAATATCGGGCGAGAAGAGCGGGCGTGGATCGTCGACCGGCTCGATCGAACTGATGGCGAGCGCATAATCATTGGCGACCCAGCTCATCGGCTTGAGGCCGGCCTGGTCCATCCGCTTGGTGACCAGCATGCCGAGCGACTGGTGCGCGTTCCAGCCTTCGAAGCTGTAGACGCACATATAGTGATAGCCTTCGTGCGGGAAGGTTTCGACCAGCAGCTCGTGGGGTTCGGGCAGCAGCGAGCGGCGCGACTGGACGTCGAGCCATTCGCGCACATCGTCGGGGAAGCGCGACCAGCTGCCCCGATCGGCAAGGAAGCCGCGCACGCGATTGGCCAGGTGCGTCGACATGCTCATGCGCTGGCCGCCATAGCTGACGATGCGGCCCGTCTGGGTCGAGGCGCGCACAAGGATGTCGCTGTCGCGAAAGCCTTCGACCTCAAGGCTGAGGCCCGAGAAGAAGAAGGCGTCACCCACCGACAGGGTCGACCCGAAGCTTTCCTCGACCCGGCCGATATGGCGACCGTTCCTGAAGCGCAAATCCATCATGACATTGTCGACAATGACCCCGGCATTGAGCCGATGCTTTTGCGCCACGACGGGGGCGGTGATACGCCACTTGCCGGGCTCCATCTCCACCAGCCGGCGATATTTGTCATAGGCTTTGAGCGCATAGCCGCCGGTGGCGTTGAGCTCGAGCACGCGGCGCCAGGTGTCGGCGTCCAGATTGCCATAGGGCGCGGCGGTGCGGATTTCGCCGAGCAGCTCGGCCTCGTCGAACGGCCCCGCGCAGGCCACGCCCATGACATGCTGGGCGAGCACGTCGAGCGCGCCGGGGCGGAAGATTTCGGGGTCGAGCTCATGATCGGCGATGGCATCGAGGCAGGCGCGCGCTTCGAGATATTCGAAGCGGTTGCCGGGCACGATCATGCCCTTGGAGGCTTCATCCAAGCGGTGATTGGCGCGGCCGACGCGCTGGAGGAAACGCGACGAGCCCTTGGGGCTGCCCATCTGCGCGACCAGATCGACATTGCCCCAGTCGAGCCCCATGTCGAGACTGGCAGTGGCGACCAGGCCGCGCAGCCGCCCGTCGGCCATGGCAGCTTCGACCTTGCGCCGCGCTTCGACCGACAGGCTGCCATGATGGACGCCGATCGGCAGCTGCTTCTCATTAGCCGACCACAGGTCCTGGAAGATGAGTTCGCACAAGGAGCGGGTGTTGCAAAAGATGATCGAGGCATCATGCTCCTCGATCAGCTGCATCACCTGGCCCGCGGCATAACGGCCCGAATGGCCCGACCAGGGGACGCGGTCCTCAGGCGTGAGGATGGAGAGGTCGGGGGTGGCGCCGGGCTCGCCGGCGACCAGTCGAACGCTGTCAATATCGCCATCGGTCGACAGCCAGCCGCGATAGGCGTCGGGATCGGAAATGGTGGCGGACAGGCCGATGCGGCGCAGGTCGGGCGCAAGCTTTTGCAGCCGGGCCATGGCGAGGCTGAGCAGATCGCCGCGCTTTTCCTTGGCGAAGGCGTGGATTTCATCGACGATGATGGTCTTGAGGCCGGCAAACATCTGCTCCGCCTCGGGATAGGAGATGAGCAGGCTGAGGCTTTCGGGCGTGGTCAGCAGCATTTGCGGCGGGCGGGTGCGCTGGCGCTGCTTGCGGCTCGATGGGGTATCGCCCGATCGCGTTTCGACGCGGATGGGCAGCCCCATTTCCTCGATCGGGGTGAGGAGGTTGCGCTGCACGTCGACCGCAAGCGCCTTCAGGGGCGAGATGTAGAGGGTGTGGAGCCCCTCGCTCGGCGCATCGATCAAATCGATGATCGAGGGCAGGAAGCCCGCCAGCGTCTTGCCAGCGCCGGTGGCGGCGACCAGCAGGACATTCTCGCCCGCGCGGCCCGCCTCCACCATGGCGCGCTGATGGTCGCGCAGGCGCCAGTCGCGCCCCGCAAACCATCGTTCAATGACGTCGGGAAGCGGCGTCAGGCGTCACCGTCGCGGCGCTCTGCCGCTTCATGCTCGGCCTCGTAGAGATCGTGGGTTGCCTGCTCGGTCTTTTCCATCGGAATCTTGCTCTGCTTGTTCTTCGTGATGACGTAAACGAACACGACGACGAGCAGGATCGCCCCGATGATGGCGATGAGGCCCAGGCCTTCGAACATGATAATTCTCCTTTGCGAATGACGCTTGCCGGGAACTTTGCCGGCGTCTCACCCACTATAATGCGGCAATGCCCCGCTTGGGTTCCTGGATCGAGCCATTTCCTGAAGGCATTTACGTCAAGCCGGCGGACGCGTGGGTCGATCCCTCGCAGCCCAAGGCGAAGGCGCTGGTGACGCATGGCCATGCCGATCATGCCCGCGGCGGGCATGGCGAAGTGTGGGCGACGCCCGAAACGCTGGCCATCATGGGCGTGCGCTATGGCGAACAGACCGAACGGCCCGTGCAGCTGGGCGAGGTGATGCGCGTGGGCGAGGTGGATGTGAGCTTCATCCCCGCCGGCCATGTGCTGGGTTCGGCGCAGATCCTGCTTGAATATGGCGGCGAACGGGTGGTGGTTTCGGGCGATTACAAGCGGCGCGAGGACCCGACCTGCGCGCCCTTCGTGGTGACGCCCTGCGACATCTTCATTTCCGAAGCGACCTTCGGGCTGCCCGTCTTTCGCCATCCGCCCACCGGCGCGGAGGTCGACAAATTGACGGCGCGGCTGGCGGCCGAGCCGACGCGCTGTGTGCTCGTGGGGGCCTATGCATTGGGCAAGGCGCAGCGCGTGGTCAAGGAGCTTCGCGAAAGGGGCCATCACCAGCCCATTTACTATCACAGCGCGATGGAGCGGCTGTGCAATCTCTACCAGGAGCTTGGCGTCGATCTTGGCGAGCTACGCCCCGTTGCCGAGGCGACCAAGGACGAGATGCGCGGGCATATCATCATCTGTCCGCCGGGCGCGCTCAACGACCGCTGGTCACGCCGCTTGCCCGAACCGATCACCGCCATGGCCTCGGGCTGGATGCGCATCCGCCAGCGCGCGCGGCAACGCAATGTCGAGCTGCCGCTGATCATTTCCGACCATGCCGACTGGGACGAGCTGACGACCACGATCAGGCAGGTCGCGCCCAAGGAGGTGTGGATCACCCATGGCCGTGAGGATGCGCTGCTGCACTGGTGCATGCTCAACCAGATCAAGGGCAGGGCGCTGAACCTTGTCGGGCGCGAGGATGAGGATGACTAGCTGCGGCTGACGCCCAGCTTGCCCAATTCCTGGTCGATCTGCGCTACCAGTCGCTCAAGCCCGGCTTCGTCGCTGGCTTCGGCGCGGGCGGCGAGGACGTCCTGTGTGTTGGAGGCGCGTAGCAGCCACCAGCCGTCTTCCGTCGACACGCGGGCTCCATCGGTGTCGTCGATGTCGGCGCCTGCGGCGCGCAGATTGGCCAGCAGCTGCTCGATGATCGCGAACTTGTCCTTGTCGCCGACCGGGAAACGCATTTCGGGGGTGGAGACGGCGGGCGGCATTTCGTCGCGCAATTGCGCCAGCGATTTGCCGGACGCGGCGACGGCCTCGATCAGGCGGACGGCGGCATAGAGCGCATCGTCAAAACCGTACCAGCGATGCTTGAAGAAGATATGCCCGCTCATCTCGCCCGCCAGCGGGGCGCCGGTTTCGGCCATCTTGGACTTGATGAGGCTGTGCCCCGTTTTCCACATCAAGGGCTCGCCGCCCAACGCTGCGACATGTTCGAAGAAGGTGCGGCTGGCCTTCACATCCGCGATGATGGTGGCGCCGGGATGCGCCTCCAGCACCGGGCCTGACAGCAGCATCAATATCTGGTCGCCCCAGATGACGCGGCCCTGGCCATCGACCGCGCCGATCCGGTCGCCATCACCGTCAAAGGCAATCCCGAAGTCGAGCTCATTTTCACGCACCATGTCCTTGAGATGGGCGAGATTTTTCTCGACGGTCGGATCGGGATGGTGGTGGGGGAAGCTGCCATCGACCTGGCTGAACAATACGAAATGTTCGCCGGGCAGGCGCTCGACCAGCATTTCGAGCAGCGGCCCCGCGGCGCCATTGCCGGCGTCCCAGCCAATCCTGAACTCGCCGCCCTCAAAATCATCGACCAGCCGATCGGCATAAGCGGCATTGATGTCGATCGCCTCGACGCTGCCCGCGCCCTCCGACCAGTCGCCGGACGCTGCGATGCGGCCAAGCTGCTGGATCGCCTCGCCATGGACCGACTTGCCTTCGAGCAGCATCTTGAAGCCGTTATAGTCGCCCGGATTATGGCTGCCGGTGACCTGGATGCCGCCCATGACGTCTTCGGTCGCCGCAGCATAATAGAGCATCGGCGAGGGCCCCATGCCCACGCTGAGCACGTCCATCCCACCTGCGGTCAGCCCCTCGATCAGCGCAGCCTCGAGGCGCGGCGAATGGTCGCGGCCATCGCGGCCCACTGCGATGCGGCCCGTGCCGCCCGCCATGGTGGCATAGGCCCGGCCGAGCGCTCTTGCGTCCGCTTCATCCAGCGTTTCGCCCACCACGCCGCGAATATCATATTGGCGCAGGATGGACGGGTCGAAGCGGTGACTCATTGGTGCTTAGGCGACCAGTGTTGCCGAGGAATTGAGCGGCGGCACGTCGAGGCCGGAGATCATCTCGCGCAATTCCTGGCGCGCGGTGACATGGCCGATTTGCACATCGCTCATATGCTCCAGATCGAGCAGCGTCAGGCCCTTGGGGAACAGCTCGCGATAGACGACGCGTTCGGACAGGCCCGGAATGACGCGATAACCGACGCGGCGCGCCAGTTCATCCAGCGCAGCGCCGACGCGGCGAAGATTGTGGCTGTCGATATGCTGGAGGCGGTTGCGCAGCACGACCCAGTCGACGCTCTTGCCCGTGGCCTGGGCGCGGCGCTGGCGGCTGTTCCAGATCAGCTCGGCATAGAAGCTCGGGCGGGTGATCTTGTAGGTATCGGGATCGACTTGGCCGATGAGGTCAAGATCGACGAAACTGTCATTCATCGGCGTGACCAGCGTGTCCGCCTTGAGGATCGCGGCCTTGGCGATATCGTCGTCGCGGCCCGGTGTATCGATGATGATGACATTGGCGTTGGAAGCCAGCTGGTCGACCGCGGCCTCGAATTCCTCGACCGTGCGGCCTTCCAGCACGGCATAGCTGGCCTGCGGCAGGGTGACGCCCTCGCGCTTGATCGTCGCGCTGCGGTTTTCAAGGTAGCGAGTCATGGTCCGCTGGCGCTCATCGAGGTCGAGCGCGGCGACCTTGTAGCCCGATGCGGCCAGCGCGACGGCGGTATGCACCGCGGTGGTGGATTTGCCCGTTCCGCCCTTTTCATTGGCGAAGATGATGAAATGCGGTTGGCCCATGGCCTTTCCTTTTCCCCCGGTATAACGCGACTTCACCGAATCTCTATCGGAGGCCAAAGCGGCGTGCAAATCATTCGTGGGATGAAAGGGTTGCGACAGGCGGTCGCGGCGCTGGGCGATGAAGGCAGCATCGCGCTGGTCCCTACCATGGGCGCCCTGCACGACGGGCACCTGGCGCTGGTGGGCGAAGCGCTGCGCCGCGCCGACAAGGTGATCGCCACCATCTTCGTCAATCCGCTCCAGTTCAACGACAAGGGCGATCTCGATCGCTATCCGCGCACAGAGGAAGAGGACGCCGCGCGGCTGGAGGCGGCGGGCTGCGATCTGTTATGGATCCCTAGCGCCGAGGATTTCTATCCCGATGGCTTTGGCACCACCGTCCATGTGGGCGGCCTGACCGAGCGGTGGGAAGGCGAACATCGCCCAGGCCATTTTGACGGGGTCACGACGGTCGTCGCCAAATTGTTCACGGGCGTGCTGCCCGATATCGCGATCTTCGGCGAAAAGGATTTCCAGCAATTGGCGATCATCCGCCGCATGACGGCCGACCTCGGCATGCCGATCGAGATTGTCGGCGTGCCCACGGTGCGCGCAGAGGACGGGCTGGCGCTATCTTCGCGCAATGCGCTGTTGAGCGATGACGAGCGCCGCCGTGCGCGCGGACTGCACGATGCGCTGGCGAGCGCCAAGCGCGCGATCGAGGCGGGCGGGGACGTGGCTCCCGCGCTGGACGAGACCCGGGCGAAGCTGGAAATTAGCGGCTTCGGCAAGGTCGATTATGTCGCTTTGGTCGATGCCGAGACGCTCGAACCGGTCGAAAATGCAACTGGCGAGATGCGGCTGATTGCCGCCGTTTTCCTCGGAAAAGTGCGGCTGATCGACAATATGCGTGTCGTTTCGGATACAGTCTGACCATTATGGATAATGCGCGTTAACCATTTCTTTAACGCGCGAATCGCAAAGTCCTCCCAACGACAAAACAGGGGAAGACAAATGGCGATTTCTCAGAAAAGTGCTGAATTCCTGATCCAGTCCCGCCTGGCGGATGCCGAACAGGGCGATATCGACGCGCTGTTCGAGCTGGGTGTCTCTTATTCGACCGGTCGCGGGGGCGTGGCGGTCGATCTCATCGAGGCGCACAAATTCTTCAATCTTGCCGCGCTCAACGGCGATACGCGGGGCCAGCATTGCCGCGCGGAAATCTCGATCGAGATGACGGCGCGTGAAATTGCCGAAGCCCAGCGTTCGGCCCGCGCCTGGCTGGCCGCAACCGGCGGCATGACTGCTCGTCACGCCGCCTAATTATCGGCCTCCGGCGGTTGGCGGCATGACTGCGCGTCACGCCACCTGATTGCATCATCGCTCGTCGGGACTAGCGGACGACGACGGTGACCGCGCGGCGGTTCTGCGCCCAGGCCTGCTCGCTCGAGCCGACGGCCACCGGGCGTTCCTTGCCCCAACTCAGCGTCGTCAGGCGCGTTGCGGGGACACCCTGGCTCACCAGATAATCGCGCGCCGCATTGGCGCGGCGTTCACCCAGTGCAAGGTTATATTCGCGCGTGCCGCGTTCGTCGGCATGGCCTTCGATTGAGGCCCGGACGGTGGGATTGGCCATCATCCACTGTGCCTGCGCCGCCAGCGTCGCCTTGGCGGGCTCATCCAGCAGATGCTCGTCGGTCGAGAAATAGACCGTGTCCGAACCCGCATTGGCGATGAGGTCCGCCTGCGCGCCCGGCAGCTCGACCAGGTCGACTTCATCATCGGCGGCAGTGGTGGTGCCGGTGGACGGAATGTCGGTCGTCGTGCCGGCGCTTTCGACGGCCTTGTCCTTGTTGGCGCAGGCGCCAAGGGTGAGGGCAAGGGCGCTGAGCCCCGCAATCGCTACATGACGCATAATCATTCTCCCTTTCTCAAGAAGGCTTCTCTCAATTCTTCAACGGCGACCAGCTGGGATCGGATCCCCCCAGCGGGGTCGGCATAAGACGCACACGCCCGCCAGCCGCGGGCACTGCATAAAGGCTGGCTTCACCGCTGCCCTGCTGGGTGCGGTGGAACATCACGAACTGGCCGTTGGGGGCCCAGCTGGGGCCTTCGTCCTGCCAGCTGTTGGTCAGCATGCGCTCGCCCCGGCCCGAGGGCGGGACCACGCCGATACGGAAGGCGCCGCCGCCGATGCGGGTAAAGGCGATGAGGTCGCCGCGCGGGCTCCAGACGGGTGAGGCATAGGCACCGCCGCCAAAGCTGATGCGGCGCTGGTTCGAGCCATCGGCGTCCATCACATAAAGCTGCTGGGAGCCAGATCGGTCGCTTTCGAAGACGATCCGGCGACCGTCGGGCGAATAGCTGGGCGAAGTGTCGACCCCGGCCGCATCGGTCAGGCGCCGCGGCGTGCCGCCACGCGCGCCGACGACGTAGATGTCGCTATTGCCGAAAGTGCCCATCGAAAAGACGATGTTGCGGCCATCGGGCGAAAAGCGCGGCGCAAAAGTGAAGGCGGTGCCGGGCACCAGCAGGCGATCCTGGCCGGTCGCGAGATCGAGCACGCGGGCGCGGGCGCGGCGGCCCTTATAGCTCATATAGACAAGCTGCGAGCCGTCGGGGCTGAAGCGCGGGGTAACCACCGTGTCGGTGCCATCGGTGAGGTAGCGGTGGTTGGAGCCGTCGCTGTCCATGATGGCGATGCGCTTGACGCGGTTATTCTTGGGGCCGGTTTCGGCGACATAGACGACGCGCGTGTCGAGGAAGGGGTCTTCGCCGGTCAGGCGGTTGTAGACGACATCGGCGCATTTGTGCGCGGCGCGGCGCCAATCCTCGGCAGCCACGGCAAAGCCTTCGCGCGCCAGTTCGCGGCGGGTGACGGTGTCGAAGACGTAGCAGCCGACCGTGATGCGGCCATCGGAGCGGGCTTCGACAAAGCCCGAGACCAAAGCGGTCGCACCCGCGCGGCGCCATTCGTCAAAGGCCGGATCGGTGACTTCGTCATAATTGAGCCCGCGAAGGCCGGTCGGCCCGATGGGGGTGATGGTGCCGGTGAAGCGCAAGTCCGAGGCGATCACTTCGGACACCGAGCGCGACAGCGCCACGGTGTTGCCCGCCGCGGTATCCTGCGGGCGCGTTACCGCCATGACGGGGACGGCAACCGGCTGGTTGCCTTCCTGGCCGCCGACGATGTCGACTTCGATGGGGGGCGGATCACCAGCCTGCGCGAGCGCGGCAGCGGGCAGCGCGGCAAGGGCGATCAACGCGGTGAGGATGATCTTCATAAGCGGGGGCTCCTCAAGGCAGGTTATAGGTCATGTTGATGCTTTTCCACCCGCCGCTTGGCGTGTCGTAAAGCTCTCTGGGCAGGCGCAGCGGCGAGCAATCGACATAGCTGTTGATCGCCAGGTCCTTCACCCGTTCCTCATAGCGTTGATTGTCGGGCGTGACGCCCGACGTGCGCACGACGCGCGGCGGGCTGGTCAGCCGGCCATCGGGTGCGAGGTGCAGCGACAAGGTGACGCGGATCTGGTTGGCGCCGGGGCCGGGGCTGATCTGGCGATTGGCGCAGGGCTGAATCTGGCGCTGGATATCGCGGGCGATCGAGCGGACCGCAGCTGCGTCGAAGGTGGGCGCGGCGGGGGTCGGATTGGTTGCCCTGCCATTGCCGCCGACCCCGTCCAGCAGGCCATCGAGCCGATCGGTGTTGCGCGGCGGCGTGCGCGGCGGCGTACGCGGCGGCGTGCGTGGTGGCGTCGGTCGCGGCGTCGGTTGCGCGCGCGGCGGTGGCGGCGTTGGCTGGGCCAGCGGAGGCAGCGGGGTCGGTTCGGGCTCGGCAGGTGTCGGCGCGGCGGGCGCGGGTTCGGGCGCCTGTGCCTGCGGCGCCTTGGAAACCAGCCCGACATCCTCGACGAAATCCACGCTGATGGCGGGCGGCTCGGGCGGGCTGACGACCTTGGCGAGGCTCAATGACAGGGCAGCGATCAGCGCGACGTGGAAGCCCACCGAAAGGCCCGTGCCTGTCCATTCCGCGCGGTCGAGCTTCACCGGTCGCCTTCCCCTACCGATACCAGCGCGATGCGGTTGAGGCCGGCGCGATTGAGTTCGCCCATCACGCGCATGACGTCGCCATAATCGAGGCTGCGGTCGGCGCGCAGGTAGATGCGGCGGCCCTCGGGCGGCGCGGGCTGGGCGGCGATGGCGGCCAGGCGGGCGGGCAGGTCTGCAGCCTCGATCGCGGCATCATCGATGGAGATTTGTCCGTCGCGGTCGATCGACAGCTGCACCGGCTCCATATTCTGGTCGAGTGTCTCGGCACGGCTTTCGGGCAGGTCCACGGCGACGCCCGCGACCAGCAGCGGCGCGGTGACCATGAAGATGATCAACAGCACCAGCATGACGTCGACCAGCGGCGTCACGTTGATTTCCGCCATCGGCGCGCGCTTGCCGCGGCGCCCCTTGCGGGAAGAGATGGCGCCCATCGCCATCAGGTGCGATCCAGCTCGCGGCTCAAGGTGGCCTGGAACTTGTCGGCAAAGCGGCCAAGCTCGGCCTCGTAAAGGTCGA
Coding sequences within it:
- a CDS encoding division plane positioning ATPase MipZ gives rise to the protein MGQPHFIIFANEKGGTGKSTTAVHTAVALAASGYKVAALDLDERQRTMTRYLENRSATIKREGVTLPQASYAVLEGRTVEEFEAAVDQLASNANVIIIDTPGRDDDIAKAAILKADTLVTPMNDSFVDLDLIGQVDPDTYKITRPSFYAELIWNSRQRRAQATGKSVDWVVLRNRLQHIDSHNLRRVGAALDELARRVGYRVIPGLSERVVYRELFPKGLTLLDLEHMSDVQIGHVTARQELREMISGLDVPPLNSSATLVA
- the panC gene encoding pantoate--beta-alanine ligase — encoded protein: MQIIRGMKGLRQAVAALGDEGSIALVPTMGALHDGHLALVGEALRRADKVIATIFVNPLQFNDKGDLDRYPRTEEEDAARLEAAGCDLLWIPSAEDFYPDGFGTTVHVGGLTERWEGEHRPGHFDGVTTVVAKLFTGVLPDIAIFGEKDFQQLAIIRRMTADLGMPIEIVGVPTVRAEDGLALSSRNALLSDDERRRARGLHDALASAKRAIEAGGDVAPALDETRAKLEISGFGKVDYVALVDAETLEPVENATGEMRLIAAVFLGKVRLIDNMRVVSDTV
- the pal gene encoding peptidoglycan-associated lipoprotein Pal gives rise to the protein MRHVAIAGLSALALTLGACANKDKAVESAGTTTDIPSTGTTTAADDEVDLVELPGAQADLIANAGSDTVYFSTDEHLLDEPAKATLAAQAQWMMANPTVRASIEGHADERGTREYNLALGERRANAARDYLVSQGVPATRLTTLSWGKERPVAVGSSEQAWAQNRRAVTVVVR
- the tolB gene encoding Tol-Pal system beta propeller repeat protein TolB encodes the protein MKIILTALIALAALPAAALAQAGDPPPIEVDIVGGQEGNQPVAVPVMAVTRPQDTAAGNTVALSRSVSEVIASDLRFTGTITPIGPTGLRGLNYDEVTDPAFDEWRRAGATALVSGFVEARSDGRITVGCYVFDTVTRRELAREGFAVAAEDWRRAAHKCADVVYNRLTGEDPFLDTRVVYVAETGPKNNRVKRIAIMDSDGSNHRYLTDGTDTVVTPRFSPDGSQLVYMSYKGRRARARVLDLATGQDRLLVPGTAFTFAPRFSPDGRNIVFSMGTFGNSDIYVVGARGGTPRRLTDAAGVDTSPSYSPDGRRIVFESDRSGSQQLYVMDADGSNQRRISFGGGAYASPVWSPRGDLIAFTRIGGGAFRIGVVPPSGRGERMLTNSWQDEGPSWAPNGQFVMFHRTQQGSGEASLYAVPAAGGRVRLMPTPLGGSDPSWSPLKN
- a CDS encoding cell envelope integrity protein TolA, producing the protein MKLDRAEWTGTGLSVGFHVALIAALSLSLAKVVSPPEPPAISVDFVEDVGLVSKAPQAQAPEPAPAAPTPAEPEPTPLPPLAQPTPPPPRAQPTPRPTPPRTPPRTPPRTPPRNTDRLDGLLDGVGGNGRATNPTPAAPTFDAAAVRSIARDIQRQIQPCANRQISPGPGANQIRVTLSLHLAPDGRLTSPPRVVRTSGVTPDNQRYEERVKDLAINSYVDCSPLRLPRELYDTPSGGWKSINMTYNLP
- the tolR gene encoding protein TolR; this translates as MAMGAISSRKGRRGKRAPMAEINVTPLVDVMLVLLIIFMVTAPLLVAGVAVDLPESRAETLDQNMEPVQLSIDRDGQISIDDAAIEAADLPARLAAIAAQPAPPEGRRIYLRADRSLDYGDVMRVMGELNRAGLNRIALVSVGEGDR